A genomic segment from Mus caroli chromosome 17, CAROLI_EIJ_v1.1, whole genome shotgun sequence encodes:
- the LOC110312138 gene encoding LOW QUALITY PROTEIN: RLA class II histocompatibility antigen, DP alpha-1 chain (The sequence of the model RefSeq protein was modified relative to this genomic sequence to represent the inferred CDS: deleted 3 bases in 3 codons; substituted 1 base at 1 genomic stop codon), with protein MLQTKAEALRTSFLAFLLSLSGSGAIKAEHVAMYGIFVQTQHPSGECMYAFDGYEQFDMDLDREETVWDLPEFSKVYAFDAQEALPYIISLKNNLRALIQRYNDGRTPEPPKVTVFPKNPVELGQSNVLICHIDRLFPPVLNVTWLRNRQLVTEGTSETVFLPSTELRFHKFHYLTIIPTAQDVYNCRVEHWGKQHPLSTHPXTQKPVQVSETMETAVCALGLVEGLMGMGIVVGSALILRVPHGSHNPRTQEPL; from the exons ATGTTGCAGACTAAAGCTGAGGCCCTGAGAACCTCCTTCCTGGCCTTCCTGCTGAGCCTC TCGGGATCTGGAGCCATCAAAG CAGAACACGTAGCAATGTATGGCATATTTGTACAGACACAACATCCATCCGGTGAATGCATGTACGCGTTTGATGGCTATGAGCAGTTCGACATGGATCTTGACAGGGAGGAAACGGTCTGGGACCTGCCG GAGTTCAGCAAGGTTTATGCATTTGACGCCCAGGAAGCTCTGCCCTACATCATCAGCCTGAAGAACAACCTGAGAGCCTTGATCCAGAGATACAACGATGGGAGGACCCCTG AGCCTCCCAAGGTGACCGTGTTCCCCAAGAACCCGGTAGAGCTGGGCCAGTCCAACGTCCTCATCTGCCACATCGATAGGCTCTTTCCCCCA g TGCTGAATGTTACATGGCTACGTAATCGGCAGCTGGTCACTGAGGGAACTTCTGAGACTGTCTTTCTGCCCAGCACAGAACTCAGATTTCACAAGTTCCACTACCTTACCATCATACCCACGGCGCAGGATGTGTATAACTGCAGAGTGGAGCACTGGGGTAAGCAGCACCCCCTTTCCACACACCCTT AAACGCAGAAGCCAGTCCAGGTATCTGAGACAATGGAGACTGCGGTCTGTGCCCTGGGCCTGGTGGAGGGCTTGATGGGCATGGGCATCGTGGTTGGCAGTGCGCTCATCCTAAGGGTTCCACATGGCAGCCATAAC CCCCGCACCCAGGAACCCCTATGA
- the LOC110284178 gene encoding HLA class II histocompatibility antigen, DO alpha chain isoform X2, whose product MVLFVELVPVLLTIMSFLSPRGVRAIKADHVGSYGPAFYQSYGASGQFTHEFDGEQIFSVDLKNEEVVWRLPEFGDFAHSDFQSGLMSISMIRAHLDILVERSNRTRAVSVPPRVTVLPKSRVELGKPNVLICIVDDIFPPVINVTWLRNSQPITKGVAQTSFYSQPNHRFRKFHYLTFVPSAEDVYDCKVEHWGLDTPLLQHWEPQVLTPPPDTIETLICGLGLVLGLMGCLLGTVLMITGTRMPSIRR is encoded by the exons ATGGTCCTTTTTGTGGAGCTGGTCCCGGTACTCCTAACCATAATGAGCTTCCTGAGTCCCCGAGGAGTAAGGGCCATCAAGG CCGACCACGTGGGCTCCTATGGACCCGCCTTCTACCAATCTTACGGTGCTTCTGGACAGTTCACACACGAATTTGACGGGGAACAAATTTTCTCTGTGGATCTGAAGAACGAGGAGGTCGTGTGGCGTCTTCCTGAGTTTGGAGACTTCGCACACTCGGACTTTCAGAGTGGGCTGATGAGCATTTCCATGATCAGAGCTCATCTGGACATCTTGGTGGAACGCTCCAACCGAACCAGAGCCGTCAGCG TGCCTCCCAGAGTGACCGTTCTCCCCAAGTCTCGTGTGGAGCTCGGAAAGCCCAACGTCCTCATCTGCATCGTGGATGATATCTTCCCGCCTGTGATCAATGTCACCTGGCTGCGCAACAGCCAGCCCATCACTAAGGGAGTGGCCCAGACCAGCTTCTACTCTCAGCCTAACCACAGGTTCCGGAAGTTCCACTACCTGACCTTCGTGCCCTCTGCGGAGGATGTGTACGACTGCAAGGTGGAGCACTGGGGCCTGGATACACCGCtcctccagcactggg AACCCCAAGTGCTTACCCCACCACCGGACACCATAGAGACCCTGATCTGTGGCCTGGGCCTGGTTCTTGGCCTTATGGGCTGCCTCCTGGGCACCGTGCTCATGATCACAGGCACACGCATGCCCAGTATCCGCAG GTAA
- the LOC110284178 gene encoding HLA class II histocompatibility antigen, DO alpha chain isoform X1 translates to MVLFVELVPVLLTIMSFLSPRGVRAIKADHVGSYGPAFYQSYGASGQFTHEFDGEQIFSVDLKNEEVVWRLPEFGDFAHSDFQSGLMSISMIRAHLDILVERSNRTRAVSVPPRVTVLPKSRVELGKPNVLICIVDDIFPPVINVTWLRNSQPITKGVAQTSFYSQPNHRFRKFHYLTFVPSAEDVYDCKVEHWGLDTPLLQHWEPQVLTPPPDTIETLICGLGLVLGLMGCLLGTVLMITGTRMPSIRRCRSPGSLWAKGGR, encoded by the exons ATGGTCCTTTTTGTGGAGCTGGTCCCGGTACTCCTAACCATAATGAGCTTCCTGAGTCCCCGAGGAGTAAGGGCCATCAAGG CCGACCACGTGGGCTCCTATGGACCCGCCTTCTACCAATCTTACGGTGCTTCTGGACAGTTCACACACGAATTTGACGGGGAACAAATTTTCTCTGTGGATCTGAAGAACGAGGAGGTCGTGTGGCGTCTTCCTGAGTTTGGAGACTTCGCACACTCGGACTTTCAGAGTGGGCTGATGAGCATTTCCATGATCAGAGCTCATCTGGACATCTTGGTGGAACGCTCCAACCGAACCAGAGCCGTCAGCG TGCCTCCCAGAGTGACCGTTCTCCCCAAGTCTCGTGTGGAGCTCGGAAAGCCCAACGTCCTCATCTGCATCGTGGATGATATCTTCCCGCCTGTGATCAATGTCACCTGGCTGCGCAACAGCCAGCCCATCACTAAGGGAGTGGCCCAGACCAGCTTCTACTCTCAGCCTAACCACAGGTTCCGGAAGTTCCACTACCTGACCTTCGTGCCCTCTGCGGAGGATGTGTACGACTGCAAGGTGGAGCACTGGGGCCTGGATACACCGCtcctccagcactggg AACCCCAAGTGCTTACCCCACCACCGGACACCATAGAGACCCTGATCTGTGGCCTGGGCCTGGTTCTTGGCCTTATGGGCTGCCTCCTGGGCACCGTGCTCATGATCACAGGCACACGCATGCCCAGTATCCGCAGGTGCAGAAGCCCCGGGAGTCTGTGGGCAAAGGGAGGAAG GTAA
- the Brd2 gene encoding bromodomain-containing protein 2 isoform X1 yields MLQNVTPHKLPGEGNAGLLGLGPEAAAPGKRIRKPSLLYEGFESPTMASVPALQLAPANPPPPEVSNPKKPGRVTNQLQYLHKVVMKALWKHQFAWPFRQPVDAVKLGLPDYHKIIKQPMDMGTIKRRLENNYYWAASECMQDFNTMFTNCYIYNKPTDDIVLMAQTLEKIFLQKVASMPQEEQELVVTIPKNSHKKGAKLAALQGSITSAHQVPAVSSVSHTALYTPPPEIPTTVLNIPHPSVISSPLLKSLHSAGPPLLAVSAAPPAQPLAKKKGVKRKADTTTPTPTAILAPGSPASPPGSLEPKAARLPPMRRESGRPIKPPRKDLPDSQQQHQSSKKGKLSEQLKHCNGILKELLSKKHAAYAWPFYKPVDASALGLHDYHDIIKHPMDLSTVKRKMENRDYRDAQEFAADVRLMFSNCYKYNPPDHDVVAMARKLQDVFEFRYAKMPDEPLEPGPLPVSTALPPGLTKSSSESSSEESSSESSSEEEEEEEEDEDEEESESSDSEEERAHRLAELQEQLRAVHEQLAALSQGPISKPKRKREKKEKKKKRKAEKHRGRIGIDEDDKGPRPPRPPPPKKSKKAGGGGSNATTLNHPGFGTSGGSSNKLPKKSQKTAPPVLPTGYDSEEEEESRPMSYDEKRQLSLDINKLPGEKLGRVVHIIQAREPSLRDSNPEEIEIDFETLKPSTLRELERYVLSCLRKKPRKPYTIRKPVGKTKEELALEKKRELEKRLQDVSGQLNSTKKPPKKASEKTESSAQQVAVSRLSASSSSSDSSSSSSSSSSSDTSDSDSG; encoded by the exons ATGCTGCAAAACGTGACTCCCCACAA GCTCCCTGGGGAAGGGAATGCAGGGTTACTGGGGCTGGGCCCAGAGGCAGCAGCACCAGGGAAAAGGATTCGAAAGCCTTCTCTGTTGTATGAGGGATTTGAGAGCCCCACAATGGCTTCTGTACCAGCTTTACAACTGGCCCCTGCCAATCCACCACCCCCTGAGGTGTCCAATCCCAAAAAGCCAGGACGGGTAACAAACCAACTGCAGTACCTGCACAAAGTAGTGATGAAGGCTCTGTGGAAGCATCAGTTTGCATGGCCATTCCGGCAGCCTGTGGACGCTGTGAAGCTGGGTCTGCCG gattatcacaaaattataaaacagcCTATGGACATGGGTACTATCAAGAGGAGACTTGAAAACAATTACTACTGGGCTGCCTCAGAATGTATGCAGGATTTTAATACCATGTTTACCAACTGTTACATTTATAACAAG CCCACCGATGATATTGTCCTAATGGCACAGACACTGGAAAAGATCTTCCTACAGAAAGTGGCATCAATGCCACAAGAGGAGCAAGAGCTTGTGGTGACCATCCCTAAAAACAGCCATAAGAAGGGGGCCAAGTTAGCAG CACTCCAGGGCAGTATTACAAGTGCCCATCAGGTGCCTGCTGTCTCTTCTGTGTCGCATACAGCCCTGTATACACCACCACCTGAAATACCTACCACTGTCCTCAACATTCCCCACCCATCAGtcatctcttctcctcttcttaaGTCCCTGCATTCTGCTGGACCCCCACTCCTTGCTGTATCGGCAGCGCCTCCAGCTCAGCCCCTTGCCAAG AAAAAAGGCGTTAAACGGAAAGCGGATACTACCACCCCTACACCTACAGCCATCCTGGCTCCTGGTTCCCCAGCTAGTCCTCCTGGGAGTCTTGAGCCAAAGGCAGCAAGGCTCCCTCCTATGCGCAGAGAGAGTGGCCGCCCAATCAAACCCCCACGAAAAGACTTGCCTGACTCGCAACAGCAACACCAGAGCTCTAAGAAAGGGAAGCTGTCAGAGCAGTTAAAGCACTGCAACGGCATCCTGAAGGAACTGCTCTCAAAGAAGCACGCTGCCTACGCCTGGCCCTTCTATAAGCCAGTGGACGCTTCTGCTCTTGGCCTTCATGATTACCATGACATCATTAAACACCCCATGGACCTCAGCACTGTCAAG CGGAAGATGGAGAACCGTGACTACCGGGATGCACAGGAGTTTGCTGCTGATGTACGGCTTATGTTCTCCAACTGCTATAAGTACAATCCTCCAGACCATGATGTTGTGGCTATGGCACGAAAGTTACAG GATGTGTTTGAGTTTCGCTATGCCAAGATGCCAGATGAGCCACTGGAACCAGGACCTCTACCAGTCTCCACTGCCTTGCCTCCTGGGTTGACCAAATCCTCCTCAGAGTCCTCCAGTGAGGAAAGTAGCAGTGAGAGTtcctctgaggaagaggaggaggaggaggaagatgaggacgAGGAGGAGAGTGAAAGCTCAGActctgaggaggaaagggctcaTCGCCTAGCAGAGCTGCAGGAGCAG CTTCGGGCAGTTCATGAACAACTGGCTGCCCTGTCCCAGGGCCCAATATCTAAGCCCAAgcggaagagagagaaaaaagaaaaaaagaagaaacggAAGGCAGAGAAACATCGTGGCCGAATTGGGATCGATGAAGATGATAAGGGGCCTAGGCCACCTCGCCCACCTCCGCCCAAGAAATCTAAGAAAGCAGGTGGTGGGGGTAGCAATGCTACTACACTCAACCATCCTGGCTTTGGAACTTCCGGAGGAAGTAGCAACAA GCTACCTAAAAAGTCTCAAAAGACAGCTCCACCTGTCCTTCCCACTGGCTATGattctgaggaggaggaagaaagcaggcCCATGAGTtatgatgagaagagacagttaAGCCTGGATATCAATAAGTTACCTGGGGAAAAGCTGGGTCGAGTAGTACATATCATCCAAGCCAGGGAACCCTCTCTACGTGATTCAAATCCAGAAGAAATTGAGATTGATTTTGAAACACTCAAGCCGTCCACACTTAGAGAGCTTGAGCGATATGTTTTATCCTGCCTTCGAAAGAAACCCCGGAAGCCCTACA CTATTAGAAAACCTGtgggaaaaacaaaggaagaactgGCTTTGGAGAAGAAGCGGGAGCTAGAGAAGCGGTTGCAGGATGTCAGTGGACAGCTCAACTCCACCAAAAAGCCTCCCAAGAAAG CGAGTGAGAAGACAGAGTCATCTGCACAGCAAGTGGCAGTGTCCCGTCTCAGTGCTTCTAGTTCCAGCTCAGATTCCAGCTCCTCGTcgtcatcttcctcttcttcagacACCAGCGATTCAGACTCGGGCTAA
- the Brd2 gene encoding bromodomain-containing protein 2 isoform X3: protein MDMGTIKRRLENNYYWAASECMQDFNTMFTNCYIYNKPTDDIVLMAQTLEKIFLQKVASMPQEEQELVVTIPKNSHKKGAKLAALQGSITSAHQVPAVSSVSHTALYTPPPEIPTTVLNIPHPSVISSPLLKSLHSAGPPLLAVSAAPPAQPLAKKKGVKRKADTTTPTPTAILAPGSPASPPGSLEPKAARLPPMRRESGRPIKPPRKDLPDSQQQHQSSKKGKLSEQLKHCNGILKELLSKKHAAYAWPFYKPVDASALGLHDYHDIIKHPMDLSTVKRKMENRDYRDAQEFAADVRLMFSNCYKYNPPDHDVVAMARKLQDVFEFRYAKMPDEPLEPGPLPVSTALPPGLTKSSSESSSEESSSESSSEEEEEEEEDEDEEESESSDSEEERAHRLAELQEQLRAVHEQLAALSQGPISKPKRKREKKEKKKKRKAEKHRGRIGIDEDDKGPRPPRPPPPKKSKKAGGGGSNATTLNHPGFGTSGGSSNKLPKKSQKTAPPVLPTGYDSEEEEESRPMSYDEKRQLSLDINKLPGEKLGRVVHIIQAREPSLRDSNPEEIEIDFETLKPSTLRELERYVLSCLRKKPRKPYTIRKPVGKTKEELALEKKRELEKRLQDVSGQLNSTKKPPKKASEKTESSAQQVAVSRLSASSSSSDSSSSSSSSSSSDTSDSDSG from the exons ATGGACATGGGTACTATCAAGAGGAGACTTGAAAACAATTACTACTGGGCTGCCTCAGAATGTATGCAGGATTTTAATACCATGTTTACCAACTGTTACATTTATAACAAG CCCACCGATGATATTGTCCTAATGGCACAGACACTGGAAAAGATCTTCCTACAGAAAGTGGCATCAATGCCACAAGAGGAGCAAGAGCTTGTGGTGACCATCCCTAAAAACAGCCATAAGAAGGGGGCCAAGTTAGCAG CACTCCAGGGCAGTATTACAAGTGCCCATCAGGTGCCTGCTGTCTCTTCTGTGTCGCATACAGCCCTGTATACACCACCACCTGAAATACCTACCACTGTCCTCAACATTCCCCACCCATCAGtcatctcttctcctcttcttaaGTCCCTGCATTCTGCTGGACCCCCACTCCTTGCTGTATCGGCAGCGCCTCCAGCTCAGCCCCTTGCCAAG AAAAAAGGCGTTAAACGGAAAGCGGATACTACCACCCCTACACCTACAGCCATCCTGGCTCCTGGTTCCCCAGCTAGTCCTCCTGGGAGTCTTGAGCCAAAGGCAGCAAGGCTCCCTCCTATGCGCAGAGAGAGTGGCCGCCCAATCAAACCCCCACGAAAAGACTTGCCTGACTCGCAACAGCAACACCAGAGCTCTAAGAAAGGGAAGCTGTCAGAGCAGTTAAAGCACTGCAACGGCATCCTGAAGGAACTGCTCTCAAAGAAGCACGCTGCCTACGCCTGGCCCTTCTATAAGCCAGTGGACGCTTCTGCTCTTGGCCTTCATGATTACCATGACATCATTAAACACCCCATGGACCTCAGCACTGTCAAG CGGAAGATGGAGAACCGTGACTACCGGGATGCACAGGAGTTTGCTGCTGATGTACGGCTTATGTTCTCCAACTGCTATAAGTACAATCCTCCAGACCATGATGTTGTGGCTATGGCACGAAAGTTACAG GATGTGTTTGAGTTTCGCTATGCCAAGATGCCAGATGAGCCACTGGAACCAGGACCTCTACCAGTCTCCACTGCCTTGCCTCCTGGGTTGACCAAATCCTCCTCAGAGTCCTCCAGTGAGGAAAGTAGCAGTGAGAGTtcctctgaggaagaggaggaggaggaggaagatgaggacgAGGAGGAGAGTGAAAGCTCAGActctgaggaggaaagggctcaTCGCCTAGCAGAGCTGCAGGAGCAG CTTCGGGCAGTTCATGAACAACTGGCTGCCCTGTCCCAGGGCCCAATATCTAAGCCCAAgcggaagagagagaaaaaagaaaaaaagaagaaacggAAGGCAGAGAAACATCGTGGCCGAATTGGGATCGATGAAGATGATAAGGGGCCTAGGCCACCTCGCCCACCTCCGCCCAAGAAATCTAAGAAAGCAGGTGGTGGGGGTAGCAATGCTACTACACTCAACCATCCTGGCTTTGGAACTTCCGGAGGAAGTAGCAACAA GCTACCTAAAAAGTCTCAAAAGACAGCTCCACCTGTCCTTCCCACTGGCTATGattctgaggaggaggaagaaagcaggcCCATGAGTtatgatgagaagagacagttaAGCCTGGATATCAATAAGTTACCTGGGGAAAAGCTGGGTCGAGTAGTACATATCATCCAAGCCAGGGAACCCTCTCTACGTGATTCAAATCCAGAAGAAATTGAGATTGATTTTGAAACACTCAAGCCGTCCACACTTAGAGAGCTTGAGCGATATGTTTTATCCTGCCTTCGAAAGAAACCCCGGAAGCCCTACA CTATTAGAAAACCTGtgggaaaaacaaaggaagaactgGCTTTGGAGAAGAAGCGGGAGCTAGAGAAGCGGTTGCAGGATGTCAGTGGACAGCTCAACTCCACCAAAAAGCCTCCCAAGAAAG CGAGTGAGAAGACAGAGTCATCTGCACAGCAAGTGGCAGTGTCCCGTCTCAGTGCTTCTAGTTCCAGCTCAGATTCCAGCTCCTCGTcgtcatcttcctcttcttcagacACCAGCGATTCAGACTCGGGCTAA
- the Brd2 gene encoding bromodomain-containing protein 2 isoform X2 gives MASVPALQLAPANPPPPEVSNPKKPGRVTNQLQYLHKVVMKALWKHQFAWPFRQPVDAVKLGLPDYHKIIKQPMDMGTIKRRLENNYYWAASECMQDFNTMFTNCYIYNKPTDDIVLMAQTLEKIFLQKVASMPQEEQELVVTIPKNSHKKGAKLAALQGSITSAHQVPAVSSVSHTALYTPPPEIPTTVLNIPHPSVISSPLLKSLHSAGPPLLAVSAAPPAQPLAKKKGVKRKADTTTPTPTAILAPGSPASPPGSLEPKAARLPPMRRESGRPIKPPRKDLPDSQQQHQSSKKGKLSEQLKHCNGILKELLSKKHAAYAWPFYKPVDASALGLHDYHDIIKHPMDLSTVKRKMENRDYRDAQEFAADVRLMFSNCYKYNPPDHDVVAMARKLQDVFEFRYAKMPDEPLEPGPLPVSTALPPGLTKSSSESSSEESSSESSSEEEEEEEEDEDEEESESSDSEEERAHRLAELQEQLRAVHEQLAALSQGPISKPKRKREKKEKKKKRKAEKHRGRIGIDEDDKGPRPPRPPPPKKSKKAGGGGSNATTLNHPGFGTSGGSSNKLPKKSQKTAPPVLPTGYDSEEEEESRPMSYDEKRQLSLDINKLPGEKLGRVVHIIQAREPSLRDSNPEEIEIDFETLKPSTLRELERYVLSCLRKKPRKPYTIRKPVGKTKEELALEKKRELEKRLQDVSGQLNSTKKPPKKASEKTESSAQQVAVSRLSASSSSSDSSSSSSSSSSSDTSDSDSG, from the exons ATGGCTTCTGTACCAGCTTTACAACTGGCCCCTGCCAATCCACCACCCCCTGAGGTGTCCAATCCCAAAAAGCCAGGACGGGTAACAAACCAACTGCAGTACCTGCACAAAGTAGTGATGAAGGCTCTGTGGAAGCATCAGTTTGCATGGCCATTCCGGCAGCCTGTGGACGCTGTGAAGCTGGGTCTGCCG gattatcacaaaattataaaacagcCTATGGACATGGGTACTATCAAGAGGAGACTTGAAAACAATTACTACTGGGCTGCCTCAGAATGTATGCAGGATTTTAATACCATGTTTACCAACTGTTACATTTATAACAAG CCCACCGATGATATTGTCCTAATGGCACAGACACTGGAAAAGATCTTCCTACAGAAAGTGGCATCAATGCCACAAGAGGAGCAAGAGCTTGTGGTGACCATCCCTAAAAACAGCCATAAGAAGGGGGCCAAGTTAGCAG CACTCCAGGGCAGTATTACAAGTGCCCATCAGGTGCCTGCTGTCTCTTCTGTGTCGCATACAGCCCTGTATACACCACCACCTGAAATACCTACCACTGTCCTCAACATTCCCCACCCATCAGtcatctcttctcctcttcttaaGTCCCTGCATTCTGCTGGACCCCCACTCCTTGCTGTATCGGCAGCGCCTCCAGCTCAGCCCCTTGCCAAG AAAAAAGGCGTTAAACGGAAAGCGGATACTACCACCCCTACACCTACAGCCATCCTGGCTCCTGGTTCCCCAGCTAGTCCTCCTGGGAGTCTTGAGCCAAAGGCAGCAAGGCTCCCTCCTATGCGCAGAGAGAGTGGCCGCCCAATCAAACCCCCACGAAAAGACTTGCCTGACTCGCAACAGCAACACCAGAGCTCTAAGAAAGGGAAGCTGTCAGAGCAGTTAAAGCACTGCAACGGCATCCTGAAGGAACTGCTCTCAAAGAAGCACGCTGCCTACGCCTGGCCCTTCTATAAGCCAGTGGACGCTTCTGCTCTTGGCCTTCATGATTACCATGACATCATTAAACACCCCATGGACCTCAGCACTGTCAAG CGGAAGATGGAGAACCGTGACTACCGGGATGCACAGGAGTTTGCTGCTGATGTACGGCTTATGTTCTCCAACTGCTATAAGTACAATCCTCCAGACCATGATGTTGTGGCTATGGCACGAAAGTTACAG GATGTGTTTGAGTTTCGCTATGCCAAGATGCCAGATGAGCCACTGGAACCAGGACCTCTACCAGTCTCCACTGCCTTGCCTCCTGGGTTGACCAAATCCTCCTCAGAGTCCTCCAGTGAGGAAAGTAGCAGTGAGAGTtcctctgaggaagaggaggaggaggaggaagatgaggacgAGGAGGAGAGTGAAAGCTCAGActctgaggaggaaagggctcaTCGCCTAGCAGAGCTGCAGGAGCAG CTTCGGGCAGTTCATGAACAACTGGCTGCCCTGTCCCAGGGCCCAATATCTAAGCCCAAgcggaagagagagaaaaaagaaaaaaagaagaaacggAAGGCAGAGAAACATCGTGGCCGAATTGGGATCGATGAAGATGATAAGGGGCCTAGGCCACCTCGCCCACCTCCGCCCAAGAAATCTAAGAAAGCAGGTGGTGGGGGTAGCAATGCTACTACACTCAACCATCCTGGCTTTGGAACTTCCGGAGGAAGTAGCAACAA GCTACCTAAAAAGTCTCAAAAGACAGCTCCACCTGTCCTTCCCACTGGCTATGattctgaggaggaggaagaaagcaggcCCATGAGTtatgatgagaagagacagttaAGCCTGGATATCAATAAGTTACCTGGGGAAAAGCTGGGTCGAGTAGTACATATCATCCAAGCCAGGGAACCCTCTCTACGTGATTCAAATCCAGAAGAAATTGAGATTGATTTTGAAACACTCAAGCCGTCCACACTTAGAGAGCTTGAGCGATATGTTTTATCCTGCCTTCGAAAGAAACCCCGGAAGCCCTACA CTATTAGAAAACCTGtgggaaaaacaaaggaagaactgGCTTTGGAGAAGAAGCGGGAGCTAGAGAAGCGGTTGCAGGATGTCAGTGGACAGCTCAACTCCACCAAAAAGCCTCCCAAGAAAG CGAGTGAGAAGACAGAGTCATCTGCACAGCAAGTGGCAGTGTCCCGTCTCAGTGCTTCTAGTTCCAGCTCAGATTCCAGCTCCTCGTcgtcatcttcctcttcttcagacACCAGCGATTCAGACTCGGGCTAA
- the LOC110284109 gene encoding uncharacterized protein LOC110284109, with the protein MRAGRVWAPGARKTGNTRGGLASLELRILGQSVAFAIRLLWFGEDEVSLRTLQSCVGSGDVRSRRGVTVERSEVSAEKQAATSKMASVFLVSDSPLRRPRSQEPFAGPARGTRPTLRPARAANGEAANGATSLPRATGGNSVCASPGRLRQTWRWGQRVAGPGEMAPTRRSASISPRARQARAQPIGSETWRGAFSPWLSAALCCR; encoded by the coding sequence ATGCGGGCGGGCAGGGTATGGGCCCCGGGGGCTCGCAAGACGGGAAACACTCGGGGTGGCCTCGCATCGTTAGAGCTGAGGATTTTAGGGCAGAGCGTGGCCTTTGCTATCCGATTACTTTGGTTCGGGGAAGACGAGGTTAGCCTTAGAACGCTCCAGTCATGTGTTGGGTCAGGGGACGTTAGATCGCGTCGCGGGGTTACTGTGGAGCGCTCAGAGGTCTCAGCCGAGAAGCAGGCCGCGACTTCTAAGATGGCGTCTGTCTTCCTTGTTTCAGATTCTCCACTGCGGCGGCCTCGCAGCCAAGAACCTTTCGCCGGCCCCGCCCGCGGGACTCGTCCCACACTGCGCCCCGCCCGCGCCGCCAATGGAGAAGCTGCAAATGGCGCGACCAGCCTGCCGCGGGCGACCGGCGGAAACTCGGTGTGTGCAAGCCCGGGAAGGCTCCGTCAGACCTGGAGGTGGGGACAGCGTGTTGCAGGCCCCGGGGAGATGGCGCCTACACGCCGTTCGGCCTCCATCTCTCCCAGGGCTCGCCAAGCCAGGGCGCAGCCAATTGGCTCGGAGACATGGCGGGGTGCCTTTTCGCCTTGGCTCTCTGCGGCACTCTGCTGCCGATAA